The following is a genomic window from Meriones unguiculatus strain TT.TT164.6M chromosome 13 unlocalized genomic scaffold, Bangor_MerUng_6.1 Chr13_unordered_Scaffold_37, whole genome shotgun sequence.
TAGCCcacttttttgatcacttttttctACACCGAGCTCAGAACACAGAGCATGTGATCTCTCCTTTTCAAGAGCGATCTACAGTAGCCAGTGGGTCAGAAATGTATGTTAGTGGTCAGTTTGAATTGCTTTTGTAaaagttttgaagtctgtgtttatttaatttctatatacatataacCAAAAGTACACATGGTCAAGTACACGTTTTTCCTGCCAgagtttccttgggtcttttgaggaaaatttgaattttttatttttaagcttacggttttggctttttctcttcatctcctaattttgtcaaaactgttgtacacattctttgtagttgtagctctgagatacattctgaggtcacagctgcccatgtgtaTACTCTTccttcataatcctatttggaattctgtgtcgtttttcatgggatatagctttggaatcagctttcctcttagaaattcatagaaattttctttagattctgttgaattcatgttgaaagagaaaatagccaacatctttttatttttaaatacatcatttcaTTACTgtcgtttactctagtataaaagggtaaataaTATTATCCCACataaatcatttgtttagcaaactacactTAGTActtaaaattgaaagtgatatgaaataatttacaatCTATAGAAAGAAGACAattatagagtttactgacacaaaaAACATTGTTATGGTCAGAAAAGCTATCCcaccaagtataatttgagaagacaaaaagtgaaaataacacaTGGTAcagaattgaacaataaatttgaatatgatatgggatcgtgtattagcatacaaatcAACttttgatagcagaatttgggatttcctgtggatatgaactaaaattaagtaacatcaagtagttttatagtcaatgtaaaactgcaagtatttaatgtatgtaatctgatgcttttgcagatattacctacacccacaccccctcattaccaaaaacaacacaataaaccatgttttcacacattctcattgtttccatgtttatgtgtgcctacattgcacagagttctcataaaatgacagaattgatATGTATCCCAACAGTCTTCTTAGTAAATTTTCATGTACTCTAGATTGGTTTTAAAGAAGTATCTGAAatctcatgcttattgcatttatattCGTGGTGGTATAactttcaaaataacctaattcttcatttgttgaggtcactctgggtacctcaggaggacagtatggcaaataaatgaagacaatagcaatagTTAAAGGATTGCATACTTATAAAAGTCTCACAGTCAGTGTTGTATTAGTCATGAAACAggatataattacagcataagcagtgtTAAAccaacaaacttctctctctctctctctgatttcaatcttgctgcattcccatttgtccattgggACGGAGACCTTCAGTCATCTTGTCTACCTTAATGTTcgcaatagaaaatgaaaggcagaaacaacacaacctaggtgaagcactttcaaagaatttttgtaacatttttttagttggtatgtggagaaggaaaatcaaatatcagcctttttagagcaaaagttgttacagaaataaaaagcaaatgtgcttttacaatattctataaaaatgcagaaagttggtttattttgatggtataagagctttctgccaatgagtcatgctgcatgaagtgaaaatgagttaagaaactgacttgttttgtttgaattgaaagaatgacaataaattacagttgaataaaaatgtaatagtcttagacaagtaacacctttcttagttttgttttgatcagataacccaccttagatgatgacacttttatttttattgggaaaacatgtttaaatgcttaacattttaaaatatcagtttgtatatacttaatgtactATATAttgtatagtgtataacattatgcatttatttctattattgtgaatattattcaaacattgtttttggttgtttatttttaaagattttatttatttaattagtgttttgtctgcatgtgcgcctgcatgccagaagagcgcaacagaccacagtatagatggtcgtgagccaccatgtggttgctgggaattgaactcaagagttctgaaggaacagagagtgttcttacctgctgagccacctctgcagtttcaaactttagtttttattatagagaagaaagagtactcttttggaattaagtgagcagggacccctgtaattccacataacagcagaaagttaccatttttttacctgcatgatatgtatttcacattggtgagagcaaaacttctgatttcatagatctagatgggactaaagaataagcttgttaaacttcTGAGTGATGCTTTCCCTCTATGCACACAGAACAATAACTCTACGTCATGATAgtgttttccttgtcttcactatttcacttctctttgcttcccttctttccatttttttaggtaggaaaattgaattaatgcttttaattgaaaaggattcttccctcagacaatatattctgaccaattttccctccctccacttctcccacatccaacacctcccttcttccccggTTCCACTCCCtccactctgtatccttttcagaaaagaacaggcctccaagataggactgccaaacaacaccaaacaagatacaaaagataaacaaacagaCCTCACACTGAGGATTGGCAAGGAACCCaataggggaaaaagattctcaagagcaggtgagagagtcaaagctatgCCCGTTGCTAATGTTAcgattcccataaaaatacagagctaacacctcagtagaggacctggtgctgataCATGCTCATGCAATGCTTGtcatttatgtctctgtgacattcctggccatgaAGGGAGTGGAttccatcccatggcttagggtgcaagttaaaccaaacattagctcaccactcaagcataTTTGGTGCCACCACGCCAACTTTATATCttgcaagcagtacagattttaggtggagtggtttttattctgggtttctgTCCACGTTTCTCTTTCAGTAGCCTGTACAGTAGTCTCACCCTAAAGAGACTAGAATataggggtgaagtctttcagcctgcccctggtccacctctccaccttcagtgCACTGTGTGTAAGTTTTCCTCCACAGTGTGGTCCTGGTGTTATTTTTGAGAGATCAATGCTCTGTCCTAATATTAGCCTTGGCTTTTGGGCATTTCCAAATGACCTTCTGGGACAACAactcagttgtctgagaaaatacaatgttggctgtatttgtttgacctccatccaacaatgaaggagtgttccctttccccaacacctttgtcagtatgagtgagctgtcacttgtcctgttaaacttcaccattctgacatgtgtaaaattaaagctcaaagtagtttccatttgcatttccttaaaggataaggatgctgaacctgaacagtgtttctcagccatttgagattctactgttgagaattctcttgcTGTGTAAATCTTCCAATTGACTCAGTGGCTCGACTtgaactctccagcccatattgaaactgtttaatatataacctggatcctaaaagagacttaaggaagactgcatgtatggagtacaaaatcagctTTAGGCTGACTTCTCATATACCATTAGCTAGAACTGGACACATGCTACTATTAAAGAGAACtcttttaattaaccatttaattgtgtgtggcattcTTCCTGGTTGTGGATATTAATTCTGTAATGGCTGCATTttcagccttttggaaaaatatttctgagacaagctttATTGGCTCAGGTCACATTGATCCCAGTCTATTGctccccagatgcatgactttgcctttctcttggttaaaatttctaaattcttaAGTTAAAGTCTGTACACAGCAGAGTTTATAAATTACCTATTTGAGACATATAATGAGCTGGCtattgtgtgtgcagtaggaagacagtttggaaaaaatgaaggtcagatttctggaagttttaaacattgtttcctaattaatttttttttgtgaaaaatatttcagttttacaAATAGGTTAAAAAAtgatgtcaaggaagaaatgtagatGAAACTTCATgagtatttgattagcatccttttatcTTTCCAATAACAGCAGCCACAATGTTGTGGTTTAAGGAACTCACTTCCAGGGTTAAAAGtcgtttctgagctgcagaggtgtcTCAAGTGTATATGgtgttatgcagttacataggacagatttcacatcttgtgctggaatacataTGAAAATAACAAGACATAAAATTACTGTTTAACATTGCTttgtttatgggaatcagtaggaCTGGGTTTGCCTGAAATCACTAGGGGGAATGACCTACAGCCAtatagcccacctttctggtgacctccatttacagagagaggtctagagcatggggacTTTAAAAGTAAAGATCAGTTGTATCTAGAATAGTGTAGGGGTTAATTTGGGTTATTTTTGTGGGAGTCATtacatttctgtttatttaatttctatatgtgtACAATCAGAGGGACATGTCTACTTGAAATTTTTCTgggttgagtttccttaggtatcttgAAGAAATCGTGACTATATTTTGTGGCTTATGTTCTTGGATTGCTGTGTTCTTTCACAAAAATTGTGCACAATTTTCATTGTTGTATTGtaaagtaagtacagaagtcatatttgTCTCTATGTGTAATACTTCTCCATAATCCTGCTTAAAATTCTGAGTTATTTTTTCCATGGTAAATTCAGCTGGTAGCATTCCATCATAAAATGGCTGATGCTGGACTTAGGCACCCTACACATATCCAACATGTCTTCATGTTGGTCACCTAGCCTTTGAAATGGGAGCTAACTAGTGACATGGACACAGCTGCTTGTTTATGAATCactttgccctagctgggctTCATTGTCTGGCCTCAGGGAAGGATGCACTTAGTTCATATGTAACTTGATGTGTTGAGGAGAGATGGTATGGGGAGGCTCCCTTTGcctgagaagaagaggaagaggagtagggaaagagggtgggaggatgatACCAGGAAAAGAGGATGTACAGAGCTGCAAGCAGGatataaactaaaaaataaataaataaagtaatgagaaaatggctgtttTCTATGTaggtgagagattgtgttgactgatgatttctatagaaGGCTCTTAAATTGAGGGTGGCAGTATCCCTGAGCAAGCGGCCCAGGGTtggataagaaagctagctaagcacAAAATGATCAAGAaacaagagagcaaggcaggaaacaataatTGCCATGGTCTTTGCCTAAGTTTTCATGAAATTTGAGTTTCCTCAGCTTCAAAAATTATGGAGTTTGATCTGACTTgaccaaacaagcaaaccagtacatgacctgagatgtttgtggttaggggattcaatcacAGTAGCACAGTATcattttaggagaaaaaaaaaagttatgccaAAGTGACTTTGCTCCTGACAGCCCTCAGAATGTTCGCTTTTTTAGGAATGTGTAAAATATCAGGACTTGGGATGGCAAAATCCAAAGTTTAATTGGCTCTTCCTGTAGGACCTGGAAGTTCAGTAGGTTGAGTGTAGTACATATAGAGGAAgtggaggtcataggatttcagtggaaaataggctccatgaaaaagtaagctagaggtcatttgtgtggtaaTTTTGGCCTCAAATATTTCTCGTACTGATCATGATCTAAAGAATTAATTAACGTAGAGGTAAAATTGGGGACTGATTTCTTAGATGGTGATGTTCGTTTTCATACCTGGCTTGAATGTTAGTAATTAGTCAAGACtacatttgaattcttgattctcatgtgtcagctttctgATGTGCAAAGATGGAAGATgtacccccaatgtgttctgttttgtcaacatattttaccaatgttaatgttaaaatgcttaatagaatgtatgtgtgtatgtatgtattgtttaaACTTACATGCttctttatgttctcatttgttactatatggcacatcatgctgaagttctgccttgtaagagaatATTCTAGAGGTGATAGGTAATGCcacaacaatgagatttatttcataaaagcatgttatatgtgtgtaatatgactgtgttcttaggctatgacagacaTATGAAGACTTGATGACACTTTTgggggtttattttgaccattctaATTTGATGGTCAAGGTCCTGTTGCCAGTTTTCACTCTGGATTTTTCAgagaatgtattaatattattctttttttacttttatttattatattcgttttgtatcccagctacagcctcctcccttatcccctctcaagccccccctctctctctaagtattttaatttttttaaagaaattattttgttttttggctttacATCCAAAGGCTATCCCTCCTTCCCCTACTCTCAGtccaccctcacccttcttcctccccccccaaGAAAAATGGAGCCCTACTCTCCCTGTGTCACCCTATTGcatcacatcaagtcacatcaggactgagcatatcttcatccactaaggccaggcaaggtacGCCTGACAGGGGGAGATTATCTAAAAGCGGGCAGTAGAGTTCCTATTAGAAACAGTGCCCTCCACTTACCACTCAACCCACattgaccaagctgcccattgtaCAGATAATTTCAAGAGACCTATGCCTTGAACATGCATCATGCTCCTTAGTTAATGTCTCATTTTCTGTAAACCCTACCCCGGATCTCggttacttgtctctgttggtcttcttgtggcttccTATCCCCTTCAGGTTCTTCCATAtttcccccagtacttccataAGACCCCCAGTGATCCACCCCATGCTTAGgtacaagttccagcatctgtctccattggctgctgggtggagcctctgagataacaggcatgtttaggctcttttctacaagctcagcaaagcaacatttacagtttcattggctggctctgTAGTGTAAGGTGGGActcaggttggcccaattattggttggactttccctcagtctttgttaCGTTATTATCCATAAGCTTCTTATAGGCAGGGTTATTTTTGGATCGTGTGTTTTGTGGTTcagttgttgttccctctctccactagtcctgtGTGGCTAAGAGGTGGTAACATCATTTTCCATATCTCTTTTCCCCTGTACCTCCGTTAGAAGTCTCAGATAgagtcacacccaggtcctctcaggaaccttccctgtcaaatgactccaaagagaaaccacctcagtttcccttcttgttctcagccttctctcctcctgctacaattctccccacatctgatacccacatttgtttccctccacATTCCAccttctgcccagttccctctcttcatccactcctgttgtttgttctgttttctattctgagtgacacATTCTGGCAACctctagtcatagaggtctttcacttcatgTTGTTTGTAGCTACTGTTCAGGGTATTTTTTCCAAATTTCATTATCAgctaatttttaatttgtatacagaaggactaaTGAAATTTTTAGTTAGTTGTGTTCCCAGCCATTTTCTGGAAATTGTATATCAACTGTAGGAATTATCTGGTAaaatttcttgggtcacctaggtatactactaaatcatctatgaatagtgattctttgaattcttcctttccaattcgtaTCTCCTTGATaatcttcagttgtcttattgctttagctaggacttaaggagtacattgaagagatatggagaggggaggcatccttgtcctgtacctcatatgaatggaatttctttaagtttctctccaaatgatttgatgttggctatcagcttgcttttTCCTGCTTCTTTATGCTAAGTATGTGCCTGACTCCTGTATGCCTGATCTtcccaagtcttttaacatgaaggaatgttggattttgtcaaaggctttttctcatctaatgagatgatcatgtgatcttggtctttcagtttgtttatatggttgattacattgatgggttttcatatgttgaaccatccctgtatccctgagatAAAGCCAATTTGTTCATCATgcatatctttgatgtgtgcttagatttgttttgtgagtatttaattgaatatattgtgttacagacagctattagctgtcatgtgggtgctgagaatttaacccaggtcttctggaagaacagacagtgttcttaaccactgagtcataccTTCATCCCCCATGTTGCCTATTAAATTGCTAAAGTTTTCACTatccttttgtaattgttcaaacatacatttcattttaaaaatgatcacattaatattacagtttaaaatgaggcacttcaggtttctagataTTTATGCAGAACTCAAATGAATAtataactctttgtagaaacttgagaaagatctttaagttttttatcttgtttgtttaattaatttttgtataTTATTCAGAATCGTATTATGTtcccctgagtgtcctggaacttattgcaaaGAGCTGTCTACCATCCAGCTCTGTGAAATAAACCAGCCACagtttcttgggtgatttttggAATTAAATTCATCAGATAATACAgccagcctgcccattcttataagagtcaggaatcgtttatactatttctctcatgtgggctcagtactgttgatctgttttctctctctctttctctctctctctctctctctctctctctctttctctctctctttacctattaattgacatttctcttgcaaggctatatcctactaaaaggatgcagaaattagagaggtgaacctcactatTAAGTTTACTTCTAAAAAGATTTGGTGATTACATTACAActtgtgtgtcagaaaataagtagaagaaccatcagaataaattgaaaatattgtaaatgaaggatacatcgCCAGTATTCTaggtatcatgctttctgttgtacatgtgtgtggatattttagagtatattgacctacaatgatgtgcatgtgaacttcactggagaggagtgggctttgctggatccttcccagaggaatctctacaaagatgtaatgctggagacctacaggaacctcactgctataggtaggacagtgaattttctttacttcttaaaatatggggaaaacactttattcattatgGAAGTGCTTCtacaatttctcttgaggatgaggaagaatgaggtgaatggttctttgattgaccatagagcacgacttaaattttgtcttatttccaataataaatcatacattttctgttactgtattttaggctacaattgggaaagtcataatatagaagagcattgtcaaagtcctaaaagacacacaaggtaattttcattgtaatctgatatgaatatggttctgagaaaattttaatatgttctgaaattttgaaagagaagggacagtgtaaatgaactcctttaagtgtatttattgatgatgactatCATGTTACTAAACCAcatacctccatgttaggtatttgatgtatGTTTACAGGGCACTCCTCTAAGAACAAgtgcaaggaaatcatacttatGCAAGatcaatatataaattatttcctcattagcgctatgaggtaaaactggaatttgtttagtctcctacagcTCAGGTATTGCcaaatgtattcacagtaaataggtgatgaaagtatatccaaaCATGGGTTTACTCATATAattgtagtaatgttgctaagttttgtgagaagggcagttttttttttagagtcaagaatgCTGTTGTGGAAAAatcataatccctatagcacatgtctgtgatgaacaaaaatcaaatgtgtgaatgcatcatggaaccatgtctttattattattcttttaatagttatatcatatatcacaatgagtacaagtcattttaatatgtgtatattgaaagaaacaatgtaccacccagaaaaACTAAAAGGTTTAGTAGTCCacattttgagtagatgtttaaaaattgatacctattatgtTTATATGGGATACTTAGAGCttccagcagtacaaataatgatgcagaggctttttgatattttaaagcttaggcaatttactgggcagattctgaactcTTTGTTTCCCTAaaacaaacctagcacagtgtctgtatgcatggccagctctacttctttgttcatggtcatgtccatctgttaacctcattGTCATGCTGGTGAATggtgtgtcatttgctttctcctttgcagcaaccctctctcactcagaagttctgtcctccattttgcgccctgctatcacttgttagctcgttattatttccaatagataaggaaggaaggacaaatgtttacaaaatatatgacaggtgatcagctatagaactaacaatactatgatttcatcagtacttagctgattgctggctcagcaaaacaaccagtagaggagaacaccgtgaatataaaaataatgatgaaaactcaaactgtaattcttctttacctttaattcaaactgcaaaattaagtcatgtggcaaaaacatccattagtgtaatgaatgtggaaaagatgtcatatgtgccaattatatttgcaggtatgaaaacaatcattgtgcagacaaactccctgaagatactcaagatgaagtctttgcacatcacaatagtccccacacatgtaaaagtatgcatactggtgtggATCACTATGAATGTTGCCAATATGgtaatgcctttgcacataaaagtcatatcctaagacataaaagtatacatataggagagaaacctcatgaatgtaaccgatttggtaaagcctatgcatctaacagtagtctcctaagacataaaggaggAACTCACactgaatgtaaccaatgcggtaaagcctttgcacgtaacagtagTCTAATACACAAAAGaacgcacactggagagaaaccttatgaatgtaaccaatgtggtaaagcctttgcatttaaaaataagctcctgcgacataaaagaactcacactggagaaaaaccttatgaatgtaaccaatgtggtaaagcctttgcacagaacattaatctcattgttcataaaagagctcacactggagagaaaccttttgaatgtaaccaatgtggtaaagcctttgcagataacaatGTTCTCCGAAGGCATAAAAATCTATGTTGCAGAAAATTCTTATGAATATAgctaatgtcatgaagtcttttcatgtaagacttatcttgaagaagaacacttattggagtgaaaccctgTAAATATAAACAATGTGTTCAAAAGTTTGCATGCCTTAATAATCTCtatgtacatagaagaagcacactggatagaaactttatgaatgtaaccaatgtgacaaagcattttgacataatagtattCTCCTATGACatgaagaacacatactagagagaaatcttatgaatgtaactaaggtggtaaagcctttgcatgtaacagtagtctcctaatacaaacaaaagaactcacactggagagaactcttatggatgtaatcaatgtgtgaaagcctttgtatgtaacagtcatctgctaatacataaaagagctcacacttgagagaaaacttattaatgtttcctttgtggtaaagccttttcacataactgtcatctcctaataaaaacgtgctgttcacaatcatcttcaacgtcatgaaagaattcatatcagaaagaaagactatgagtgtatttacatggtgaagctattccacatttgtattatcttcatcatcatgaaagaattcatacagtgagaaattttatgaatgtgttaaaatggaagatctttgcacatatctatattctacatcatcatacaGTTTCATCATTAAAGTttcacaatggagagaaaatctgaatataatcaatattgtaaggcttttgtgttcttctgtccactgaatctAATATAACTCAAAGAggtcaatacagatgaaaaaaaaaatattgtcattctGTTTGATTAGGGAccacataatgttgaactgtgatgcctacccatccaatgagccagaaagttacagaggttctgagcttgaaaaccaTGAACATCTTTACTGTTTtgcaactgaattatttccatcagtcatggtttagggatatgggatttgtttacgTCATTGAGGAAGttacctgatgcaaaatgtaggttttacaatgaaaacaatcatatccatttgttcttttgtggttaggaaaatttattatgttttaggaaagagaatctgtgttttgggtcagtcattatgtaaggagaccagaaatcatggtatggaacagtcatgttttaggcatcaaaagttaagtaattaaatccggtcagctattgggaagtttacagctt
Proteins encoded in this region:
- the LOC132651001 gene encoding zinc finger protein 431-like, whose amino-acid sequence is MLLSKIEMGPKEDRNMDWLLLCQSILTYNDVHVNFTGEEWALLDPSQRNLYKDVMLETYRNLTAIGYNWESHNIEEHCQSPKRHTRYENNHCADKLPEDTQDEVFAHHNSPHTCKSMHTGVDHYECCQYGNAFAHKSHILRHKSIHIGEKPHECNRFGKAYASNSSLLRHKGGTHTECNQCGKAFARNSSLIHKRTHTGEKPYECNQCGKAFAFKNKLLRHKRTHTGEKPYECNQCGKAFAQNINLIVHKRAHTGEKPFECNQCGKAFADNNVLRRHKNLCCRKFL